The genome window AGCGGCCGCCCCCCCGTCCCGCGGGCGCTCCCGGGGACGCCGGTCGATTCAATGTCATTCGTTTCGACCGGCTCATCGGAAACCGCCATCCCCATCTGGGAGGCCCGGCCGGAGGCAGTCATGACGTTCGCAATCGTCGAAGCGACCGCCGGCGTGTCGTCCGCCGTCGCCGCCTCCACGAGCGAGGCGTTGAACCGCTCCGGCTCCGGAGACTCGACGCGGAGCGTCTCGTCCGGCGAGCCATCCTCATACCCGCCGTCGACGTCCACGATCTCCAGCGGCACCAGCTGTTCAGGCGGCGGAGGGGGGCGGGTCGTGAGCCACCAGCCAATCGCCATCACGGCGGCCAGCGTCACGGCGGCAATCATCGCCATCAGGAGCGAACTCACCCGGTCGTAAGCGGTCACCCGCAAAACAGGACCCGCGTTCCGCGGCAACCGTGGGGGGGCCGCGGCGGGCGAAGGGTTCGGCGACGGGTTGGTCCGGAGCGCCATGCCGTGGGAAGTGTGCTGGCGGACGAAAAAAGCGGCGGAGACCTCCGCCAGAAGGATTTGCGTAACTGCATGCTATGGCGACAGTTCAGGCCGGTCAACGATCGCCAATCCGGCAAACCGGCAGAAACGACGCCCCCGGCCCGTTCGCCGCGGCTTCATATTGACCCTGAATTTTGGCCGGCCTATCGTTTCGGGGTGGCGCCGGGAGCCAGGATGTTCCCCGCCGCTGCGGTCGTTGGATCGACTGCTTACCGTTGCGAATGGAGTCGGATACATGACACCCGCTGTGCTCCCCTTCTCTGAGGCTCAACGTTCCGATGCTCCTGTTCCGCTGATCGATCTGGTGGAACAGTACGAGTCGATCAAAGGGGAAATTCACGAGGCGGTCGACCGCGTCTTCTCGCGGCAGTCGTTCGTCCTGGGTGAAGAGGTCTCGCGGTTCGAGACCAACGTCGCCAAGCACTGCGACGCCCGCCACGCCATCGGCTGCGGCTCCGGGACCGACGCTCTCGTCCTCTCGCTGATGGCCCTCGACATCGGCCCCGGCGACGAAGTCATCACCACCCCGTTCACGTTCTTCGCCACGGCGAGCTGCATCGTCCGCGTCGGCGCAACTCCGGTCTTCGTCGACATCGATCCGGAAACCTTCAACCTCGATCCCGCCGCGGTCGAAGCGGCCGTCACGCCGCGGACCAAGGCGATCATGCCGGTCCACCTCTTCGGCCAGTGTGCGGACATGACCCCCCTCTGGCGAACCAGCGTCCGTCACGGCCTGGCGATCATTGAAGACGCCTGCCAGTCGATCGGCGCCTCGTACAACCAGCGCCGCTGCGGCGTCCTCGGCACGGTCGCCTGCTTCAGCTTCTTCCCGACGAAGAACCTGGGCGGCGCCGGCGACGGCGGGATGATCGCCACGGACGACGCCGACCTCGCGGCCCGCCTCAAGCGGCTCCGCGTCCACGGCGACGCCGGCCGTTACGAGCACGTCGAAGTGGGTCTGTGCAGCCGGCTCGACGCCCTGCAGGCCGCGGTCCTCGACGTCAAACTTAAGTACCTGGACCAGTGGGCCGAAGCCCGGCAGACGAACGCGGCCCGCTACCACGCCGGTCTCCGCCAGCTCGGCGCGACCTCGGCGATGGATCTGCCGCTGACCCGTCCGCAGTGCGGCCACGTCTTCAACCAGTACTGCATCCGGGTGCATGACGGCCAGCGGGACGCCGTGATGCAGCACCTCAAGGAAAAGCAGGTCGGCTCGGCGATCTACTATCCGAAGCCGCTGCACGTGCAGAAGTGCTTCGCGAACCTCGGCTACAAGATGGGTGACTTCCCGCAGTCGGAGAAGGCGTCAGCCGAGATCATGGCCCTGCCGATCTACGCAGAACTGGGCGAAGCCCGCCAGCACCGGGTGATCGAGTCTCTCGCCTCGGCGGTGGGTGCCGGCGAGCGGAACCGCACGCTCAGCTTCCCGAAGACCGAACGCCGCGCGGCGTAGTTTTTCGATGGTCTGCGACGCAGTACAAGGACGGTCCCAACCAGGGCCGTCCTTTTTTCGTTGGGCGGCTGACCATTGCAGCCCCAATCACCGGGCCCAGGGGCACCCTGGTGGCGTGCAGGGGCCACCCCCTGCCCGCCGGAGGCCGTCTCGTCTCGATCTCTCTGAAGGAGCGAGTGCCCAAACGCGGACACCGTGTCAGATGCCCCCACATCAACCCGCGACGATTGCGACGCGAGCATGGAGTCCTCAACGCTGGCTCCACAAAGCGGTCGTCCGTTGCCACCACGGTTCCTCACAGGAGTGCCTCCGGCGGCAATGGGGTGAGACCCCCTTGACCCAGCCCTTTGAAGGTGCATCCTCCTTCATGGTAAACCGGTGTCATGTCGAGACATGCACAGGATTTCCAGGGAGGAGGCGACCATGGTTGGTCAATCGGTCCTCGACCGCTTCATTCAGCAGGCTCCGCTTTGTGTTATGGCCCGGGCGACGCTTGAGAAAGTCTTCGCCCCGCAAAGATTGGATGCCCTGTTTCAACGGACGGCTGTCCGACAGTACGAACGGGAGCTTCTGTTCTCGACCGTCGTCGATCTCATGAGCCTGGTCGTCTGTCGCGTCACACCGTCCGTTCATCGGGCCTATCAGCAGAAGAAGGCCCAGATTCCCGTCTCCATCCGGGCTCTCTACGACAAACTGGGGCATATCGAACCGGCCACGTCCCGAGAACTGGTGCGGCAGACCGCCTCTGAGATGGCCGAGCTGATCCGGACGCTGCCGGCGATGGCGGCTCCCCTCCTTCCCGGATACCGGGTCAAGATTCTCGACGGCAACCACCTAGAGGGAACAGAGCATCGGCTCAAGCCGCTGCGAACTCAAGGAGGCGGAGCCTTGCCCGGCCAGTGCGTCGTCCTGCTCGATCCCCAGCTCCGCATGATCCTGGACGTGATTCCTGACCTGGATGCCTACACCCAGGAGTGTCGTCTCTGCCTGCCGCTGTTGGAGGGGATCGAACCCAAGGATGTGGTGATCGACAATCGGAACTTCTGTACGAGCGAACTCCTGTTCGGTCTGGCCCGACACGCCGCGTTCTTCATCACCCGGCAGCATCGGGGCCGGCTGCGATGGGAGGTTACCGGGAAAGCCAAATCGCTCGGCCGGGGCGATTCCGGCCGCCTGACGGAAGAGCCTGTCCGCCTGACGGATCCCACAACCGGTGAGGTCCTGCCGGTCCGCAGAATCACCATCGAGTTGGACGAACCAACCCGGGATCACGACTCCACGCTCCACTTGCTGACGAACCTGCCCGCCAGTGAGGTCACCGCAGCACAGGTCGCTGAGCTGTATCGGGAGCGATGGACGATCGAGACAGCCTTCCAGGAACTGACGACACACCTGAGGTGTGAACTCAACACCCTTGGCTATCCGCCTGCGGCCCTCTTCGGCTTCTGCACGGCGGTTGCGTGCTACAACGTCCTGGCGGTCGTGCAGGCCGCTCTGGCTTCTGCTCATGGCCAGGAGTTCGTTGACGAGCAGTTCTCGCACTGGCGGATGTCGGATGAGCTCAGCCGCACCTACGTCGGGATGATGATCGCGATTCCGGCGGATCAATGGGAACAGTATGGAACTCTTCCCACCGAAGCTCTCAGCCGGCAGCTCCACGTCTGGGCCCAGAGCGTCGATGTCATCCGATATCGCAAATCGATTCGTGGTCCCAAGACACGCACCAAACGTCCAGCCGCGAGGGCTCAGCACTTCTCGACCGACAGGCTTCTCAAGCAGCGGAGATCCAACACGGGATAGCCACCTTCAAAGGGCTGGCCGGAGTGCCTTGAGCGGCGAACGCTCTCGCGGTGAACCGCGCGGGCTCCGCCCAGACCTTATCAGTGTTGACCATCGTGAGCATCTCGGCGAACTCGGTAGTGCCTTCTGGGTCATAGGCGGTGTTCGCCTGATCTCTCAGGCCACCGAACAGAGCCAACAACTCATCCTTCGACCTGGCATTGACGAAGCCCGCCGGAACTTCCGCACTATTCGACCCGATGATGAGGGGCACCTGTGCCTGACGGCCGGCCCCGTAGCCGCTCTCAGCCGTCTCCACCGCGAGCCGGCCGTCGAGAATCGGCCCGGAATATGTGGGTGGACCGCCAGGGCCCGCAGTTTGGCAAGCGCGGCCGCATCGACGCCCTCGATCCCGTGCCTCTTGGCGAAGTTCACGCCAATGGTCTCTGCTGAAACCGGATAGTGGCGATCTGCATTTTCCTTACTGATCGGCCGCCCGGTCAGCACACCGTCCCAGCCACCACCCGACTGGCTGATCGCCCTGTGGAACAGCCCGCGGGACAAGGGTGAACTCAGCAGAGTGTGCACAGAGACCTACCCCTTTCAAGGTCGTTTGCGTTTGCGTTTCTCAAGGAGTCTGGCGGTCGAGAGGTGATCGTTGCGGCGTCCTGTTTTCGCGGGAGGCGGGTGTTTCGGACCTCGCTTCCGCTTGGGATACCGGGACAACTTCACCCTCTTCGCCAGACGAACCAGCTCCTTCGCCAGCCCCTGGGGGCACAACCCCTGGTGCCAGCACCACGCCGAAGCCTCCACAGCGATCTCCAGACCGCAGTGCGTCAGCAGCACGTCATGCATCAGGTGATAGTCGGACAGCGTCGCCTCGATCGTCTCCCAGCCGTGAACCGACTTCAGCGCCCCCTTGACCACCGCATACGTGTTCCAGGCCACCACCGCCACGGCAAACGAGAACAGGGCCGCCCGCGGATAGCCCAGCGTTTCCACCTCGCACCGCAGAACCTCCGTCAGACACTGGAACGCCTCTTCGATCGTCCACCGCAGGCGGTACGCCTCCACCACCTCGCCGGGCGGGACCGTTTCAGCCGGAAGATTCGTCAGGATGTGGACTTCGCTCTCCCCCTGGTTCGTCGGTCCGTCCAGTTCGATCGTCAGCCGCCGGACCGGCAGCGTCTGGCCCTCATAGTTCAGGTCCAGGGTCTGCTCGAACATCATCCCCGTCGCCGTCCGGCCGATCCGCCGCCGCTTCCCCTCCCGCTCCCAGGAGAGCGTCGAGCGATGCTGGCGGATCACAAAGCTGGCCGCGTGTTCCACGATTCCGAACAGGATCCGGCTCGTGCAGAAGTTCCGGTCGGCGACGAGCACCATCCCCTTCCGCAACCGCTCCAGCAGCTCCGGGACGAGCGAGCGTTCCTGGGCATGGCCATCCTCACCGGGAACAAGTTCCGTGATCAGCCCCCGACGAAGGTCCAGCAGGGCCAGCGTCTGTCCGGGGAGGGCCGCTTCGCGGGTCGTCCGCAACTCGGCAAGCCGGTGCTCCGTGCTGGTCAGGTGATTCCCGTCGACACAATAGACGTCGTACGTCTTCAGTCCCCCGGTCAGCACGGGTGGCCGCAGGCCCGGCAGAGCATCGATGGCTCGTGCGGCATCGCGGGCGGTCTCGCGGACCAGGGCGGCCGTGACGGCCGGTTCAAGCCGTCGAAGTTTGTCGTACAGGGCCTGGGGTGAGATGTCGAGTTTGTCCTGAGCCGCCAGATAGGCGGCATGGACAGACGGCTGCGAACGGGTGGCGACAGCCGACATGATCGCCACGAGCTGCGAGAACAGGAGCTGGCGGCTGTACTGCCGCTGGGCGGCCCGCTGGAAGACCTCATCCAGCCGCTCGGGCCGCAGCAGGTTCTCCAGAACGGCCCGCACCATGACCGCGGCGGGACAGCGTTCGACAAAACGCTCCAACACTTCGGCTGGCAACATCCCTGTTGTCCTCTCCAGGAGTCCGTCGCAACCTCCAGACAGAGACAGGGTAAGGACTGACTCGCTCACCTTTAAAGGGGTAGCACAGAGACCCCACCGGCCGACTCGCCGAAGATCGTCACGTTGTTCGGGTCTCCTCCGAACGCGGCGATGTTTTGCCGCACCCACTTGAGCGCCGCAATCTGATCCATATAGCCGTAGTTGCCTTTGGCCTCGTCCGGATGCTCAAGGCTGAGCGCGGGGAAGGCGAAAAAGCCCAGGCGACCCAGGCGGTAGTTGAAGGTGACGAGCATGACGCCCTGCTTGGCGAACGCATCCCCCGACGATCCGGCGCCGCTCCCAAACACGAATGCACCGCCGTGGATCCACACCATGACCGGCAGCTTCGAGTCGGGGCTGGCCGTGGCAGGTCGCCACACATTGATAAACAGGCAGTCCTCCGACGAGTTCGGCGCGATGCCGCCCGCCCCGCCCCGTCCAAATCCCGCCTGGGCGCAATTGGCGCCGAACTGACTTGCGTCTCGCTCTCCGTCCCACGTCACGGCGGGCTGAGGTGGACGCCAGCGATTGGGACCGACAGGCGCGGCCGCATAGGGAATCCCCTTGAAGACCGAGACATCTCCTTCGGTAACACCACGGACGACACCAGATATGGTGCGAGCGGTCGGTGCCGGGCCCGGGGCGGTATTGGCCTTGCCGACGTTGGCCTCTTGCGCCTGTGCTGAGCTCAGGCAGAATATGGCGATGATCGCGGTGAGTCTCATGGGTATCTCGCTCGAAAGTCGGGAGGAGTGTTGCCTGCCTGAAACGAGTTCTCAGGGGAGGCTCGGTGACGCGGAAACCGTCGGGAAGCTCATGGCGTGCTTTGGGATAGAGGACTTCCCAGTTGCGATCGTGTGTTGGAACCAGCCGTCCACTTCCGTCCCCTGCCGAAGCCATCGTTCTGCAAACGCTGGCCTCTCTCCGGTCCTTTGGGAAGGGCACTCCGGACAGGTCGAACGCAGTCTCCCCGTCCCATATGAGGTGCGCCGGCTGTCGTCACAGAGCGCGCAAAAACCAGCATTTGAGAGGAAAGGATGTGAATCGCTGACCAACCCCAATGCAGTCGGAAGGGCATGGACTCACGACCACTTCCATTCGAAGCTGAAGAGCCTATGCGATCCGATGAGGGGAGTACCGAACCGTCGTAACTGTCAGACGCTGCTACACAATCGTTGGCCGTTTTTGCTCCCGAGCGGCAGGGCTCCTCTTTTTGAATATGACGGCGGCGAAGCCGTCCGTGCCGAGCTGCTGAAGCTCTGATTGCTGGTTCGTCTGGTCGTCTCCGTCCGTCGCGTATAGGGCTCGCAACCGGGGTTCCCTGTACGCGACGGACGGAGGCGGCCCAAACGACGCAACGCTCGCCCTCCCAGCCTTTGTGTCACCCCACTCGTGGCAGGAGAGGGGCCAGGGGAGAGGTCGATGCCGCGACTGAAAAGCCTGTGCGGCACGCGACCTGCAATCCGGCTGATCACCGACGGCACCGGACGCTTTTCATCTGCCAAATGTGAAGGGATTACATCAATGGGGAGATCGTCGTCGAAGAAGTTGCAAGGGGGCGCGGCCGCTCCAGCTGCCAAACCGATACAGGAGCGGAAGTCTCGAAAAATCGCCGACGAGTCGATCGAACACTGGGAACTCCGAGTTTGGAAGAGAGGTGTTCCCGAGGTCGTGACTATGCTCGCGAAGGTCTTCGCTTACGCGGCCGAAGACTACTTCGAGTTCTTCCGCCTGCGCGCGAGGGACAGTTCCATCAACTCCGCACGTTCCCGATTCTGGAGTGGGAGTCTCTCTATCTCAATCCGAGCAAGGCAGGCCGCTTTGTCCGCCGGAAGTGTGGTCGGTCGACTCGCTCTCTGCGCATTCTTCAAGTGGGTGTCCGGTGGTTCCTCCATCGCTGGCATCGCCTGAACGTCTTCAACCGAGCCGTGCTTCTGTTTCGGGTGATGGCAGACAGAGCGCGCCATCTCACCAGCCTGGAGGCCTGGTCGCTGCCGATCGCGTTGGGGTTCCAGAAAGGACTGGGCGAGATCGAGGCCGACCGCGGAATGGGAATTGAAGATCTCCGGCGGGCCGAATCGCAGTTCTTTCTGACGATCTGGCTCCCCGCGATGCTACTCCTCGGCAAGTGTCCGGCGAAGCTCTACCAGCTGTCGGCGGCGGGGGACCTGTCGGCCGTTCTGGAACTGATCCGGCTCGACCCGTTCGCTGTCCAGTTGCCAGCCGTTCAAGTCGTCTACGGCAATCTGCTTCGGGAGAATGACGCTGCCAAACTGGAAGCCTTCCGTCTCGCCCAGGGGGAGTCGGTCGACTTGGCGGCGAGTCGGTCCCTCTTCAAATCGCAGTTTGCTGCCAGGTCATCGGACTCTCGAAGATCTGGTGCGGAATTGTCCGAGACGACAGAGCGTGTTTCGATCCGGTCGACCTGTGGAATCTCTTCGATCTCATCGCCAAAGAACGTGGACGAGTGAACGACTCCGAGGACTTGGTGAGTTACGAAGCCTTTCGGAAAGCGGTGGGGCGCTGCGAGATCGGCCTTTCGAGGGAAGGCTGGGACATTTTCCGCTGATTCTTGTCCCGGGCTAAGTGGCTGGAGCAGAGCACGCTCCCGCCACGATGCCTAAACAAAAGAAGAGACCGAGTTCTGGAGCTCCGACACCGGGGGAATGCTTTGGAGTCGCCGCGTCCGGTGAGGAGCGAGGAGCGAGCGAACCGGTCGCGGCGAGCCTGTGGGACGATCCGGCTGGTAGAAGCCCCAGTAACACCTACCCCCAGAGTAGTCAGCTGGCATCGGGGCAGGTGCCTCTGGCTGGTCGTCTTGGCTCGTTCGTTTCCGGGGGACTGGACTGGTTTGAGGGCTCATTCTCAGTCTCCTTCGATCCCATTACCCGAAGTCGGCTCATTCGGGAACTCGATGCGATCAAGGCGCGTTGTCAGGAAACCAGCATCCCGGACGAGTGTGTCCGCTTACTGGGCCGCGTCGATGTCCGTGTCCATCGGCTGGGGATCAATCGAGGAGGAGAGCGGGGAACTCACTACGCCTATCAGATCTCCTACGCCGGGATCACGATCGGCCTGGGCGATTGGAACGCCGAGGAACGTCAGGCCGATAACCTGTTCGTTCGGATGACGGGCGAAACCTGTCTCCTCAAGGGGGCCTGTTTGGTCGAAGCGGGCCACTTCATCACTCGGTTCAAGGCGGTTCATCCGCAGACCGAGCTGGTCGTGGCCGGGGAACTGGTCTTCGGCAAGATCGACGGCGAGCTGATTCCTGTCGACCGGTCACTCATCAGTCCCATTCGGGTCTTCAAGCAGGGCTTCGGATGCTTCGTCTCGGGCTTCAAGCAGATGGGAGTGCCGATCACCCGCCGGGCCGAGTTGGTAAGGCATGTCGTGAAGGCCGTCGACGGTGTGATGGACTCATCCGAGAAGTGGGCCGATTTCTTTGACGAGTATCGCTTGTTGCTGGAGGAGTGCAGCACATGAGCGCCACTCCTTCGCCTTCTCCGTCGGCTGCTGTTCCGATGCCCGCGGGCGCTCCCTCCTGGGTGACTGCGGATCTCATTGCCCACACGCTGCGAGTCTGGCAACGGTACTACGCCGAACCGTTGAAGCCCGAGGACGCCCTGGCGATGATCGTCGGTGTATCGAAACTGAATCGGGTCATCAGTGAAGGGTCTGGAGCATGAAGCGTTTCGTCGCACTGGCACGGGTCAGCAGTCGCGAACAGGAACGGGAAGGGTTTTCGCTCGAAGTCCAGGAAGAGGCGCTCCGTCGGTACGCCCTCCAGCATGGGGGCGAGATTGTCCGGTTCTTCAAGATCGCTGAGACGGCCAGCAAGACGGACGAGCGGAGAGCGTTCAGAGAGCTAGTCCGATACGCGAAGCAGAATGCCCCGGGACTCGACGGGCTCTTGTTCTATAAGGTCGACCGGGCGGCGCGGAACCTGTTCGACTATGTCGAGCTCGAACGCCTGGAGTCGGAGTACAACGTCCCGTTCATCTCGGTCAGCCAGCCGACGGAGAACACGCCGTCTGGCCGGATGATGCGGCGGACGATGGCCAACATGGCCAGCTTCTACACCGAGCAGCAGTCGGTGGATGTCCGCGAAGGTCTCGCGAGAAGAGTGCAAGAGGGCTGGTTCGTCGGCAAAGCTCCGTACGGTTACCGGAACGTGCGGAAGGATGGGCGGAGCGTCGTTGAGGTCGATCCCCATGCGGCCGACAACGTCCGGCGGATGTTCCACCTCTACGCCTACGAGCCGCTAACGCTCGACAAGCTCATCGAGCGACTGACGGCGGAAGGCCGGGTGTATCGCCTCCCCGCAATGCCATTCGCCAAGGGCTCAGTCCACAATATCCTCCGAGATCGGGCTTACATCGGAGAGGTCGAGTTCCGGAGCAGCTGGTATCCGGGCAAGCAGGAGCCAATCGTCGACCGTGGAACCTGGGACCGTGTGCAGGCCATCGTCCGCGGCCGTGTCTATCACAGCCACGAGATGACCTATGCCGGCGAGTTCATGACCTGCGGTCATTGCGGACACCCGATCACGGGCGAACGGAAGACGCGCGAGACGAAGAACGGCACGCGGGAATACGTCTACTACCGTTGCTCCCGCTACACCGCCGAAGGTCACCCCCGCACGCGGGTTCCCGAAGCCGAATTCGATCGCGAGATCCTTGAGCTGTTCGGCCGGATGAAGATTCAGGATCCGGAGGTCGTCGAATGGTTCCGCGCCGTGCTGCGGTCACAGTCGAAGGACGCCCAGGAGGAGAGCCAAGCGCAGAACGCTGAACTCCAGCGCCAGCGAACGCTGCTCATCACTCAGCAGAGCCGTCTCATCGACATGCGGATCGCCGAGTAGATCGATCAGGACACGTTCGCCCGGAAGCAGACCGAACTACGCGACCGACTGGCTTCGATCACACTGCAGCTGGAGATCGTCGACCGGTCGCGGTCGGAGCTGGCCGACTTGGCCGTGAAAGTGTTTGAACTTTCGCAAACGCTGTCGGAGAAGTGGCTTACAGCGGACTATGCCACGAAGCGGCGGATTCTCGAAATCGTCTGTTTGAACTGCCGCCTCGATGGCGTAAGTCTCAGCCCGCAAATGAGAAAGCCCTTCGACGTTCTCGCCGAAGGACTTCTCGTTCCATCAAGTCGGGGTGACGGGATTTGAACCTGCCACCTCCTGGTCCCGAATGAGGCGGGCGACTGGCTGGGAACTCGAAGCTGCGGGGAAATCCAGCAAAAACATTGGTGGACGAATCGCAGACATTCTACCAATCGCAGGCACTATGTCCATGTTTTGTTCCGGATCGCACAGAGTTCCGTGCCATAGCGTGCCACGCCAGTACCGACACCGGCCGCAACAATTCGGCCTGTCGCCCCCGGTGACTCTGGAAGGTGATTCATGACCAACAAACTCACGATGATCGAGAAGCGGTCCGACATTTCGAAGCCGGTCGTCGACCTCACGCGAAACGATACAGCATCATTTCAACGGGCGGCGACGGCCTAAATTACGTTAGCCTTGCTCTGCAAAGCAGTTACCAGCCGCATCCTCGAGTCTGACGATGTCGGCCGGAGCGGTCGGATCTCCGCCGGCTGCGAGATTTGTCGAGCGCTTGACAACTTTGATTTGCGACCCACGAATCTCGTCCAATTGCTCATTCTCGTAGTCCTCATCGGGGACAGCGGTCGGAGGAATCGCTGCGGCACCTCGCGGTGTTTCGCCGATCGAAGAATCCGCAGACGCCGCGGCGGAACGTCGTAAGAAACGGGCCTCCGCTTCTTCCGCACGGCTCATCGATGGCGGCGATGCAGAATTGGGCGAATCCAGGCTGACAGGTTCGTCTCCAGACAGCGAACGAGCTCGACGTCGAATACTGCTTAAGCTTTCAGACTTCGCGTCGGCAGGTAAAAACCTACTTGTGTCGCGTTCCATGGCTCAACCTCCTCTTCGTTTCGTCCGACTGAATTCTAGCAGAAAGTCCAATGTCGCCGACAGGAGATCGGGCTACCAACCGAGTCCGAGCAACGTGTACTCCCTGAGAATTTTCATTTCCACAGCCCTGCTGAACGGATCATCAGGCCCGTGTGGCAGTTGGCTGGCGTACTTTTTCTTTGCCTCAAACAGCGCTCTTGCCGGAAACAGGCCTCGATTGATGTTCGCCCAGAATTCATCGTGCATCGGTTTTCCGAAGAAATCCAGTCCCCACGGAGCCGTCGGCTTGACTGGCGAATAGTGTGTCCCCGTGCATCCGACGAACGCGAGTGCACCTGCTTGGAGAAAGGCAATCGCAATCGAAGACTCCGGTCCTCGAGGTCTTAGGGCGACGCCTGGCCTCAGCTTTGCCGCGGCCGGTGTGACCGTAAGGGCACCCCAGCAGCAACCGGTAAACACGATGGCGCCCGATGCTCGGTCTGGAACACTTTGAAGATCAACTGCCTCAACGAGCCCGCCGGCATCCTCGCCCCAGTAACGTGTGGCATCGTTGTCTGATCCATGCAGCATGAAATAGACATCACCGGTTAGGTTCATTTGCGGGCGAAGTAACTCGGGCGTAAATGGCCCTGACCGCTGTGCGACCAGATCTATATTCCCAGAAATTGGCTTGTAGACCGCATCGGCGAACGCGCGAGCCGAATTTCGAACTCCGAACCTGACTGTCCGTTTCGGGGCGGATGCTTGGATCGCATGGAGCAAGACGTCCGAACGACGGCCATCCGGAATACGTGACACAGGCAACTCGGCAACGGAATCGCCATCAATGTCGCCGTAGAGAGCATCGCTCCAGACAATGAAGCGATCGGAGTCGCGTCCTGTCAGTCCGAGCCCATCCAGGGTTGCCCGCAGTTTCGCATCGAGGACGTCCAATCTGGCAGACTGCACGACATCGTAGCCTCCAACTAGGACGACTCCGTCGTAGGTTCGCTCGGATAACTCTGCACGGACGAGCTTGATTGCCTGGTCGACCGTATCTGCCGATGCCGGCAATTCAAGGAGTGTCTTGCCGGCATCTTTGATTGCCTTCAACGCCGCAGTCGCCTCATTAAGGCCAATGTTTCGATTGAGCTGGTCGCGTCGCGTCACGAACAGCAGCGATTCGTTAATCGTTCGTCCGCCGCCAAGTCGGACGGAAGTTGATGGCATCGGAGAAACCCTCGTCTCAGCGCCAAGCTTACGATCCGTTGGCAGCGAACGTGGATTGACCGGAACTACTTCGGGTTCAAGAGTTTTTTTTTGACCGGGATTGACCTGTATCGTCACTGTGACCGTCGTGTCGACATGAGGAACGCGGGCAATCACCTCGACAACGCCACTTGTCCCACTCGGTGATTCAACGTTGATCGACGAGGCCGGAGTAATCTCTGTCGGCGGTGTTTCGACCTCCGAAGATTCATCGCGTCTTGGCGTCGTCGCGGGGTTTTTGCGGAAATTGTTCAGCTCGCCACGCTCCGGAATAAACGTGGGTTTTCCGCGAACTTTCTTGACCGTGATCAACCCATTCCGGTCGGTTCGTGCGAAGCTCAAAGAATCTGACCTGTCCTTGAGGAGCTTCAGTACGCCTGCATCTGGGTGTGACGGATCTTTCACTCCCCCAGTGTGTCCGAACAAATGGACGTCACCCCATTCGTTGAGAACGCTCTCGTCGAGCCCGTTG of Planctomyces sp. SH-PL14 contains these proteins:
- a CDS encoding MBL fold metallo-hydrolase, coding for MEIHLLDVGLTKYGDCIVATHDGQNIFIDAGHEGDLDRISAQLKKVFDHAPPFHFDLIVVTHAHSDHIGCMPRLVSDGVITCDAALVADERLGFGRDASDVSPVDSITSPAVRKLAVALQEEPADDLDDAALAQFIEDAATLESKYKDMLTALQENDTKIVRYGTNPAASVAAIERSLAGFGFKVLGPTPKHLALCAMTISDSVTDASDSLQSGPAIADDSASLVTMYRQAVADLARKGQVLSPDAAVEDRPGVGAAKNDQSIVIRLQADGWRALLPGDMQFAEPEVTDLDPEMRKLRDVIIADIVAEGAFDFVKLPHHASYNGLDESVLNEWGDVHLFGHTGGVKDPSHPDAGVLKLLKDRSDSLSFARTDRNGLITVKKVRGKPTFIPERGELNNFRKNPATTPRRDESSEVETPPTEITPASSINVESPSGTSGVVEVIARVPHVDTTVTVTIQVNPGQKKTLEPEVVPVNPRSLPTDRKLGAETRVSPMPSTSVRLGGGRTINESLLFVTRRDQLNRNIGLNEATAALKAIKDAGKTLLELPASADTVDQAIKLVRAELSERTYDGVVLVGGYDVVQSARLDVLDAKLRATLDGLGLTGRDSDRFIVWSDALYGDIDGDSVAELPVSRIPDGRRSDVLLHAIQASAPKRTVRFGVRNSARAFADAVYKPISGNIDLVAQRSGPFTPELLRPQMNLTGDVYFMLHGSDNDATRYWGEDAGGLVEAVDLQSVPDRASGAIVFTGCCWGALTVTPAAAKLRPGVALRPRGPESSIAIAFLQAGALAFVGCTGTHYSPVKPTAPWGLDFFGKPMHDEFWANINRGLFPARALFEAKKKYASQLPHGPDDPFSRAVEMKILREYTLLGLGW